The DNA sequence GGTGTAATGCTCTCCCACATCACCGGCATCAGATGGATGCCGGCCACGCCTTTCATCCGTACCAGTGCATGGATGATCTCCACGGCGATTTTGACGCCCTCTTCCTGCGGATCCTTGGCCTGCTGCATTCTCTGTACATACCCTTCGTCGATCCGGACGCCCGGCACCTGCTGCATATGCCGGACGGCTTTGACCGATTTAAGCGGCAGCACGCCGGCGAGGATTACGGCCTTTTCCGTCAAGCCCCAGGCCACGGCCTGTTTCAGCCAGCGGCTGAACAGCTCGAGATCGAACACCGCTTGGGTCTGGATAAAGCGCGCGCCGGCCTGGATTTTTTTATACAGCCTGATCAGGCGCATCTCCAAGGGTCGGCCGCAGGGGTTGGCCGCGGCGCCGATGAGAAAATCCGGCGCCTTTTTCATCACATGGCCGGAGAGCAGCAATCCCTGATTCAGATGCGACACAGCGGCGATGAGCTGAATGGAATCGAGATCGAACACGGCTTTGGCCTCAGGCTGATC is a window from the bacterium genome containing:
- a CDS encoding methylenetetrahydrofolate reductase; its protein translation is MALKEKIESKQLILCGEISPPQSCDGDVIREKARYFKGLVDAVNITDNQTAIARLSSIASAKILLDEGVEPIMQMTCRDRNRLAMQSDLLGAAALGLHNLLCVTGDYPTFGDQPEAKAVFDLDSIQLIAAVSHLNQGLLLSGHVMKKAPDFLIGAAANPCGRPLEMRLIRLYKKIQAGARFIQTQAVFDLELFSRWLKQAVAWGLTEKAVILAGVLPLKSVKAVRHMQQVPGVRIDEGYVQRMQQAKDPQEEGVKIAVEIIHALVRMKGVAGIHLMPVMWESITPTLLREAGWTTINQGERP